Genomic segment of Siniperca chuatsi isolate FFG_IHB_CAS linkage group LG16, ASM2008510v1, whole genome shotgun sequence:
cacacatacacacaaatttatacacatacatttaaaaaaaacatacacatacatttatacacacatacattcacacacacatacatacatacacacacacatacaagtaaAAAAATGACACCATTTTATGGTTCCAGCTCCTTAAAAGTGCACCTTctggttttatttatatttttatattatattaaacctaatttctttgggttttgttcTAATTTGAAGCCATCACCTTCCTTCCTGcgattaatttaataattgtATCACCAAAATAACCTAACAAGCTTTATTAATGACTCATTTGTTTAACGTGAAAATTGCTGTTAATCACTGAAATTGTCACACAGGTGTATGAAAATCAGTCGGAACATTAACCTACAGATATTTCACCAGCGAGACGCCGACACACACTGAATAAACTTCCATAACCGTCTCCCAGAATATagaaattatgaaatataaaatcccagaaactattaaataaaggttataccAGAactatgtaaatacattttgattctgtGCTTTCGGGGGAGGAACAAAGACAACACAGGAAAGAAACTATAAACCAGGTTTCTGTTTATATAGCTTTAATAAAaaggacaacaaaaaaaagttcatttctaaaaatgtacacatgccACGCTGATCTAAGCACTAATATATAAATCTGGagtttacagtttattacaaaACGCAGATAAAACaagtttatttacaaaaaacGAGCTGCACCATAAAACTGTTCTGTACAAACGGTCCATCTGTTCATGTAATGAAGGTTTCAGGGGACTGAAGCcaatcccagcatgcactgggcgAGAGGTAGAGTCTATCGCAGGAACGCAATTACATCAGGTCGACTCTGAGAGTCACAAATGTTTCTCCTGTTTTTAACTTGACATCAGCTGCAGCGCCGAGTCCGAGCACCGAGTCCCGAGTCCGAGCGAGGGTCGGCCTCAGAAGTCTGCGTCCAGCCTGAAGGTGTTGTCTGTGGCGCCGGACATCACGCCCATCCTCTGGTACTCGCCCACGCGCTTCTCAAAGAAGTTGGTCTTCCCTCCAGAGAGATGTTCTCCATGAAGTCGGGGGTTCTCCACCCGGTAGATCTGCGGAGAGATCAGAGGTCAGTTCGTTCTTCTGCGACGCCACCAAGACACGCTGAAAAGCAACATTTGAATATCCGACCGAAGCttttggtttgacattttgttattaTCGCCGCGAGACGCGCCGGCGCCAGCGCCAGTTCAGACTCTGAGGCTAAGCTTAGCACGCGCCGAGCTAACGGGCGCTAACGGACTACAACGCGGGTCGTTTCGAGTTCGAGCGGTCTGTTCAGACAGGCGTCCGTCTCGTGCTGCTGCCCGTCTGTCAGCGAACCACTCGTCCTCCAATCAGAGCGTCTGCAGCAGCACTCAGCCCCCATCATCGGCTGAGGTCCGTACCCCTGCGCCTCTCATCATCACAGACCCGATCCTCTACAGACCCGACCCTGATCCTCAAACACGTCACGTGATGCGACACAAGGAGCCGCCAAGTTAAACTGAAGCTTTCAGCGTCTCGTCTGCACGAGGAACAATAAACCTGAAGACTTCTGCGGCTGAATTTGAGATTTAAAagactagactggttctcatcttatctgtccaacaGGAAactctgtgtcagcattaataacttgatgtcatccttttcccatatcaagtacggtgtgcctcaaggttcaattctgggaccaatactgttctccttatacatgcttcccttgggtgatgtcatccgcagacatggtatttcttttcattgttatgcagacgacacacagttgtacctccctgtcgagcccactgacctcagtatgctgagttctctgcaggactgcctgtctgacataaaacactggatgtcgatacattttcttcagttcaactcaaataaaactgaaatccttgttattgggccccaacacatcactaaacaaatactgccatccactggtaacctgtcgcaacatatcaagcctgttgcaagaaatcttggtgtcctgttttaTAGCAACTTATGTTTCGAGCAACATATCACTCAGCTTGTCCAATCaggtttttatcacctcagaaacattgcaaaaaaacgatctattttaaatcttagtgatgcagaaactgttgtacgtgcttttatctcctcacgcctcgattactgtaacagcctgttcactcgtcttaatctaaaaactctgacagactgcagactgtacaggactcagctgctcggctgtaaaccaggaccgagaggtgcgaccacatcacacctggttcagcctctttacatcggctccctgttggtccctgttatttacttttaaggctcttcatggctccagactgtattttagaccttgtaatcccttatgaaccttcaggtagtctgagatcttcgggcaggggtctcctgtctgttcctgagtccaggatggaaactaagggggacagagctttggccatcagggccccgaggctctggaacaacctgcccgaagacatcaggctgtctgagtcagagtcttcgtttaagtctcgtctcaaaacacatttttatctgaaagcagatcctgattttacctgaactgtttattttattgcttttgtgtattttatttcatgattcactgtggtgttttatttctctctctgtgaagcactttgttttgataagtgctgtataaataaagttttatttcttatttatgtaAAAGACTTTCTCTGATCCTGCGACAGGATTTTTAAAGTGCTGAATGTTTGGGACAGAAACtaaactcatcatcatcatcaggtggCCAACCCTGCAGCTGTTAGAACAATAAGAGACCTGGATCAGTTTCAGTCTGCCCTCCTTGTGGACTGCTCGTCACTAGAGAACGCCACCTTCCCGTCCTACTGGGGGCGGCGGTTTTGCTGTGGTGCGGTTACCTTTGTGAAGCCGAGCTCCAGCATCAGTCTGTCCGCTACGAACTCGATGTAGCGCTTCATCAGCTCGCAGTTCATCCCGATGAGCTTCACCGGCAGAGCCTCCGTCAGGAActcctggacacaaacacaacgaCGCAGCGTTAAAACCGGAGAAACCGGCGACCGAGCGAAGCAGAGAAACCAGAACGCGTTCCGGACCTGCGTCCGTCCGTCTGACCCACCTGCTCGATCTCCACGGCGTTCTTGATGATGCTGGTGACGGTTTCTGTCGACGGCTTGTTCACCAGGTGTTTGAACATCAGACAGGCGAAGTCACAGTGCAgaccctgaacacacacacacacacacctgtcagaTACATATTGATCTGCATATTGATCTTACTGCCGCTGCGATCGGCGATCGGCGGCGCGTCACCTCGTCTCTGCTGATGAGCTCGTTGGAGAAGGTCAGGCCGGGCATCAGGCCTCTCTTCTTCAGCCAGAAGATCGCGGCGAAGGATCCGGAGAAGAAGATCCCCTCCACGGCGGCGAAGGCCACCACGCGCTCTCCTGGGGGGACCACAGAGTCAGCATCAATACCATCGATACCAGACACAAGATCGATATCAAAGCCGATCGGCCGGGAGCGCCAACGCCACGGGGAGCAGGTTTACCGTAGCTGGCGTCCTTGTTGCCGATCCAGTCCATCGCCCAGTCGGCCTTCTTCTTCACACACGGCAGAGTCTCGATGGCGTTGAAGAGGTATTCTCTGCGGGTCATTGAACACAGCGTCACACACCGGGACAGACCAGTAACAGAGCGGGACAGACCCAGTAACAGACCTGGACAGACCCAGTAACAGACCAGTACAGAGCGGGACAGACCCAGTAACAGACCAGTAACAGAGCGGCGCCTCACCTCTCCGCGGGCTCCTTGATGTATGTGTTGATGAGGAGGCTGTAC
This window contains:
- the LOC122862665 gene encoding ribonucleoside-diphosphate reductase subunit M2-like, which produces MLSARSPLSVKNENALSGQIADMSLDKENTPPSRNATRILASKTARKIFDGPAPKAVKKSGGEEEEPLLKENPRRFVVFPIQYHDIWQMYKKAEASFWTAEEVDLSKDLQHWESLKDEERFFISHVLAFFAASDGIVNENLVERFTQEVQVTEARCFYGFQIAMENIHSEMYSLLINTYIKEPAEREYLFNAIETLPCVKKKADWAMDWIGNKDASYGERVVAFAAVEGIFFSGSFAAIFWLKKRGLMPGLTFSNELISRDEGLHCDFACLMFKHLVNKPSTETVTSIIKNAVEIEQEFLTEALPVKLIGMNCELMKRYIEFVADRLMLELGFTKIYRVENPRLHGEHLSGGKTNFFEKRVGEYQRMGVMSGATDNTFRLDADF